DNA from Micromonospora nigra:
CCCCGGCGAGGAACGCGGCCGGGTCGAGGTACGCCTGCACGGTGCGCTCCACCTGGGACTCGCCGAGCGCCAGCAGCGCCTGCGCGGCCGTGTCCGCGCCGCACAGCCGCACCCCGACCTCCACCAGCCGGGGTCCGCCGGCGGTCAGCATGATCTCGTGGTGGGCGGGGCCGTGCCGCACGTCGAGGGCGTCGAGCACCTGGGCGGCGTACCGGACGAGGGTGTCCCGTTCGGGCGCGGCGGGCGGCACCAGGACGGCGGCGCAGATCCGGTCGCGGACACCGTTGGCGTCGATCTTGGCGTACCGCCACACGTCGGTGGCCCGGTGCCGGCCGTCCCGGCTGACGGTGTTGACGACGTACTCGACGCCGGCCAGGTACTCCTGGGCCACCACCGCCTCGTTGCACTGCGAGAACAGGTTCCGTGCCCCGGCCACCGCCCGGTACGCGGACACCGACTCCTGCGGGGTGTCGCAGAAGAACACCCCGTCGTTGCCGGCGCTGCGCACCGGTTTGACCACGACCCGGCCACCGAGGCCGCGATGCCAGTCGGCGAGTTCGTCGGCGTCGGTGACCAGCAGTTGCCGGGCGGTCGGCAGGCCGGCCGCCCGCAGCGCCTCGATCTGGAGGTACTTGTCGCGCCGGGCGGCGCTGCGCCCGGTGCCGTTGCTGGTCAGGCCGAGGGCCTCGCTGAGCCGGTCGGCCAACTCCACACCCAGTTCCCCGCCGGTGACCACGGCGACCGGCGCGTGCGCGGCCACCGCCTTGGTCGTCACCTCGAGATCCCCGGCGTGGACGACGGTGTCGGCGAACAACGCCTCGGCCGCGGGGTCGTCGTGCCCCCGGTAGACGGCGGGCACCTCGGGGGTGCTGCGCAGCCGCACGACGGCACAGCCGGCGTCGGCGAACGCCCGGGCGAGCCGCATCGTCGGCGCGTACACGTCGACCATCACGACGACCGGTGGTGGGCTCACGACGGCCGACGGCGACGGGCTCTCGGCGACCGACGGCGACGGGCTCTCGGCGAGCGGTGTCACAGGATGCTCCTCAGTGGTGGGACGATGCGTCGAGGCGGGCCAGCACGTCGAGGAGCCGGTCCACCTCCTCGACCGTGTTGTAGACGTGCAGGCTGACCCGCACCGAACTCTCCCGCTCCCCCGCCGGGCCCTGGCAGTGGGCGTTGGCGCGCACCATCAGCCCGTGCTCGGCCAGCACGAACCCCAGGTCGGCGGCGCTGATCGCGGGGTGGCGGAAGGTCACCAGGCCGTGCCTGCGCTGCACGGTCGAGTCGAGGGTGAGGCTGTCCTGGCAGCCGAGCACCTGGAAGCCGGGCAGCCGGGCGAGCCCGTCGGTGAGCCGCGCGCCCAACGCCACCGTCCACGCCTCGATCCGGTCCAGCCCGGTGGCGTCGAACCAGTCCACGGCGGCGGCGAGGCTGGCCGCTCCCGCCGTGTGCGGGCTGCCCTCCCAGCCCCGGTGCGCGTAGCGCGGGCCACGCCGGTTGGCCGCCCACAGCACGCCGATGCCCGACAGGGCCATCGCCTTGTGGCCGGAGAACGCCAGGAAGTCCACGTCCAGGTCCGGCGCCGACACCGGCAGGTGCCCGACGCTCTGCGCCGCGTCGAGGCAGAGCACCACGTCGTCGCCGACCAGCCGGCGGACCCGGTGCACGTTCATGTCCACCCCGTACACGTGGTGGACGTGGGTGAGCGCGACCAGCCGGGTCCGCTCCCCCACCAGCGGCGCGAGGGCGGCGAGGTCGTAGTCACCGGACGGCTCGTAGGGCATCTCGACCAGGCGTACGGTCACGCCGCGGCGGGCGGCGAGGTCGCGCGCCTCCCGCCACGGCAGCACGTTGGCGAGGTGGTCGGCGGCCGGTACGACGATCTCGTCGCCGTCGGCGAGGATGTCGACCAGCCAGTCCAGCGCCACCCGGCGCAGCGCCTCGGTGGTGCCGCCGACCAGGTGCACCGCGTCGGGTTCACCGGCGCCGATCAGGTCGGCGACGCGGGCCCGGCAGTGTGACACCAGGTCGGTGGTGCGGTTAGCCCATCGGTAGGTGCCCCGCCCGGCGTTGGCGTTGCCGGTGGTCAGGTAGTGCTGCACCGCGTCGAGCACCACCTGTGGCTTCTGCGCGGTGGCGGCGCTGTCCAGGTACGCCTCGTCGGTGCCGGCGAGGATGGGGAACTGGGCGCGGACGCCGCGCTGCCAGTCGGCCAGCCCGGCGAGCACCCGGTCCTGGTGCGACGCGTCGGCCGACGGCCGGGCGGGCTGCCCCGGTCCGCCCGGCCGGTCGCCGGTCCGGGTCGGGGCGGACATCAGGTGCGCACCAGGGGGGCGCCGGCGTCCCGCCAGGCCACCACCCCACCGTCGAGGCTGCGGGCGTCGGTGTGGCCCATCCGGGTGAGCAGGGCCGCGTACCGGCGGGACTTCTCCCCCACCGGGCAGGCCAGCAGCACGGGCCGGCCCCTGTCGAAGGGCAGCCCGCCGCGCAGCAGGTCGTCGAACAGCTCGTCGACGATGTTCACCGAGCCCTCGATGTGCGCGGCACCGTAGGCGAAAGTGCCCCGCAGGTCGACCACGAGCGGGTGCGCCGCGGCGATCCACTGCCGGGCGGCGGCCACGTCGAGCGCCGGCGCGGCGTCGGCCTCGGTGTCGGTGACGGTGGCCACCGAGTCGGCGCGGGCCGGCTGGTTCAGCAACTCCGGCCGACGGCGACGGATGTAGCTCAGGTAGCTCTCCACCCGGTCGCAGACGATGAACACGGCGCTGCGCCGTTCGGGGTCGTGTCCGGCTGCGGCCTGCGCGGCCAGCTCGTCGTCGACGGCGCGCAGGTACCGCACCGCCCCGGTGTACGCGCCGCCGCCGGTCGGTCCGGCCAGCACCCCGCAGCGCCGGTTGAGGGCCAGCAGCCCGTCGATGGCCTCGTCGGCGGTGACCGCCTCGATGGTGTCGTAGGTGGCGGGGTCGAACAGCCCCACCTCGTGTACCTCGTCGATGTTGCGGATGCCGGGGATGAAGTCGCTCTTGGCGGCGACGAGACCGACCACCGTGACCGACGGGTCGTGGTCGCGCAGCGCCCGCGCCACGCCGGTGGACGAACCGGCGGTGCCCACGCAGGCGACGAAGTAGTCCGGCGCCCGCCCGTCGAGGTCCTTGACGATCTCGGGGCCGGTGCCGGCCAGGTGCGCCCGGGTGTTGCGGGGGTTGTAGTACTGGTCGGTGTGCAGGTACGCCGAGCCGGCCTCACTGATGGTGCGGTGGATACGGGTCAGCGGGTCCTCGGTGTTGGTCGGGTCCAGGCACTCGGCCTGGCCGGGCAGTTCCTCGATGGTGGCGCCGAGCAGAAGCAGCAGGTCCTTGATCTCGGGGACCTTCATCCGGTTGGTGATGCTGGTGAACGGCAGCCCGTGCATGCCGGCGATCACGGCGAGCGCCTTGGCGGTGTTGCCGCTGGACAGTTCGACGACGGTGGCGCCGGCCTCCCGGGCCTCGCCGAGCCGGGGCGCGGCCATCGACCAGGCCGCCCGGTCCTTGACCGAGCCGAACGGGTTGAGCAGCTCCAACTTGGCGTACAGGTCGACGTGGCGCAGCCCGTGCACGGCCGGGTCGAGCCGGACCAGCGGGGTGTTGCCGATGACGTCGGTGATGCTGTCGTATCTCATGCGGCGGCGATCTCCTGAGGGCGCGGACCGGGTGTGGTGGCCGTACGGGTCGAGTCCTGGGTTCGCTGACCGACCTCCACCGGCCAGTACTGCTCGTCGAGACACCAGCGCCAACGGCCGGAGTCCTGCCAGGCGGCCACCATCCGGGCCACCGGCTGGTGCAGGGCGTGGTCGGCGCTGAAGTCCATGAAGTAGCCGGCGGTGTTGGCGAAGACGAGCAGGTCGCCGACGCGGGGCAGGGCGGGCAGGTGGACCATCCGCCGGGTGATGAGGTCTGCCTCGAGGCAGAGGTTGCCCAGCAGGTAGACCGGGTGCGCGCCGCCGGCCGGGCCGGCGGTCACCGGGGCCGTCGCGGCGGTCGGGTCGTGGCCGGGGGACGGGGCGGGCAGCAGCAGCGGGTCCATCATCACGCCGTGCTCCTCCAGGCTGACGTCGCCGGCGTTGAGGTCGAGCCGGACGAGGTGGCAGCCGGCGTCGGTGGGGCGTACCTCCAGCACGCGGGCGAGGACGGCGCCGCACTGGTCGACCAGGGCCCGACCGGGTTCGACCCACAGGTCGTAGAGGTGTTCCTGGAGCAGGGTGGCCAGGGTCCGCCCGCCCAGGCCGGCGGCGGGAGCGTCGAGCAGATCGGCCAGGTAGCGGTGGCCGGCGGAGGGCCGGTGCGCCGGGTAGAGGCCCAGCGCGCCGCGCAGTACGCCCGACTCGGCCCGCCAGCCGTAGCCGTGGCCGCCCCAGGTCAGTTCGGGGCGGCGGCCCAGCACGGCGAGGGCCAGTTCGCTGGTCCAGCGCTCCCACTGTGCGCCGTCGGCGAGGTAGTCGACGCCGAAGCCGCCACCGATGTCGACGACCCGGGGGTGCAGGTCGTGGCGGTGCGCGCCGGCCAGAACGGTCAGGCACGCCTCCAGCGCGGTGGCCTTCTCCGCCACGCCGATGGTGTCCAGGTGGTAGGCCACCCCGACGAACTCGACGGCGTCGCGGGCGGCGGCCAGGCGGGCGAGCAACGCGTCGGCCTCGGCCAGCGGGGTGCCGAACCGGCTCGGCCGTGACAGCACGGTCGAACCGGCGCTGGTGAACGCCGACAGCCGGGCCAGGACCCGGACCGGGGGCAGCCCGTGCCGGCGGACGATGTCGACCAGATCGGCCAGTTCGGCGGGTGAGTCCAGGTTGACGGTGATTCCGCAGCGCGCGGCGAGCCACAGGAACTCACGGGTCTTGGGGCCGGTGGCCATCACCCGGTCCGGGGTGAACCCGGCGCCGAGGGCGTGCTGCAACTCCCCGAGGCTGGCCACGTCGATCGTCGCCGGGCTGGCGGCGAGGCGGCGCAGCAGGGCCGAGGAGCGGTTGGCCTTGTGCGCGAAGTACACCTCGCCGCGCAGGTGTCGCCGCCGCTGCACGTCGGCGAACGCCGCTGCGTTGTCGGCGATCTGGTCGGGCAGCACGACGTTGAGCGGTGAGCCGAGCGCCCGGACGAGGTCGTGCAGCAGGGCCGGCTGCCGGAGCAGCTCCCCCAGTCGACCCTCGACCCGCGGGTGCAGGTACAGCGGGAAGTCCATGAACGTGTCCCTCCGATCCACAACTGACAACGATAGTCGTTTCCAATTACGGAAGGAAGGCCCGAACGGACGGGGAGCACCGACCGGACGCGCTCCGCGATCACCCCGACGGCCGACCCCGCCCGCTCCACCACGGTCGACCGCCCCACCCTCCGGAAAGGACGCACCCGCCGGAGGCGGCACGCCCTTTCCGGAGTGGAACCGTCAGGCGGGAACGGGAGGCAGTTGCGTGGTGACGTCGCCGTACGCGTGGCGCACCCAGCGCTGCCCGGCCAGGCGCAGGTGCAGGGTGCGCAGCAGTTCCTCGCGGCGGTGTGCCGGCATCGGCCGGGCCCTCGCGTACTCGACGATCCGCGCCAACGGGGACACGTCGTCCAGGTCGTCGGGGCGGGGGCAGGCGCCGGACTGCCGCGCCCGGCGCAGGCCGGCCTGGGTGGACAGCACCGCCAGCGGCTCGTCGGACAGTTCGCGGACGAGGTAGTCGCGGTCGAGGTCGTCGGCGACCTTGTTGCCCACGACGACGACGAGGTCGCCCACCCCGGCGGCCCGCGCCAGTTCCCGGTAGCGGCGGGCCACCGAGACGGACTCTGGGGTCGGCTCGGCGACCACCACGATGACGTCGAACTGGGCGTGCAGCGAGTTGGCGAAGGCGTCGGTGCCGGCGACCATGTCGCAGACCACCCAGTCGTCGGCCGCCAGGCGCAGGTGCGACAGCAGGTTCTCCAGGATGGCCAGGTGGCCGTGGTAACAGCCCGCGCCGATGTCCGCCGGCTCGTAGGTGCCGACGTGCAGCACGTGCGTGCGGGAATCCAGGGCCGTGGCGTGCCGGAGCAGCACCGGGTCGCTCGCGTCGAGGCTGACCAGCCCGGACCCCGGCCCGGGCGGCGTGGTGGGCACGAAGTGCTCCACCCCGGCGACGCGCGGGTTGGTGCCCAGCAGATGGCGTCGTACGGCGACGACGTTGTCCGGGTGCGACAGTGCGGCAGCCGGCGCGGCGTCGACTCCGAGCAGGGGCGCGAGGTGGACGTTGACGTCGGCGTCCACGGCGAGCACCCGCTGCCCGGTGGCCCGCAACTGCCCTACGAACAGCGCGGCGAGGGTCGACTTTCCGCTGCCACCCTTGCCGGTAAAAGCGATTCTCATTTTCAAAAGGGTAGGGTGCCGGGTTCCGTGTCCACAAGCGCGACGCGCCGTGACCACCCGATCGGGACCCCGGCGCCGCTGCGGCGAGGAAACGGCCGCCAGATTGAACGACCCGCCGCCGCCAGCCGTATCCCCCCGTGAAGGGAGTGGCCCATGAAGCGCCTGACCCCGTTGCTCACCCTCCTGTCGGGGGCCGTGACGGCTGCTGTCCTGTTCACGATGAGTGCACAGGCTGCCCCACCCGCCCCACCGGCGGCGGAGACCGGACCACCGGCCACCGCCCCGTCGACCGAGGGCCTCGGCGACGCCCCCGCCGACCCGGACCCCGCCGGGACCCGGCCCGCCGCCACGTCACCGCCGGCGTCACCCGAGGCGCGATCCGGCGGCGCGGAGGCGACCGTGGAGCAGAACTGGACCGGTCGGTTGGAGAACGGCGCCACCATCGCCATCACCGTCGCCGCCGACGGCAAGGCCGAGGCGTACGTCTGCGACGGCCGGAAGATGGAGCTCTGGCTGTCCGGCACCGTGACCGACGGCAGGATCGAACTGACCGGCAGGGACGCGAAGCTGACCGGGGCCATCAGGGGCAACAGCGCGTCCGGCGAGATGATCGTCGGGGTACGGCGGTGGAAGTTCACCGCGAAGCCGACCGGCAGCACCGCCCCGGCCGTCTACCGCGCCACCGCCGACGTGCGCGACGCCGGCGTCGACGGCGGTTGGATAGTCCTGCCCGACGGCACCCAGATCGGCATCGTCACCTGGAACGGCACGCCGGTCCCCGCACCGCCGCTGGATCCGGCGTTCTGGAGCACCGTCGTCGACGACGTCACCATCACCGCCGCGCCGGTCGTCCCCGGGGCCCGGTGATGGCGGGACACCGCAGCGGCGTCCGCACGGCCCCCCGCCGGCCGGCTCCGGAACCCGTCGTCGAGGAGCTGCGCGACCTCGACGCCCCGGCACCCGAGCCGTCCGACGGGCCCCGGGCCTCGCTGGTGGTGCCGCTGCTCGTCGGCGCGGGCGTGGCCGTCGCGCTCGGCGTCTACGGCCGCACCCACCCGCCGACCGGGATCGCGGTCAACGTGGCCGGCTTCTCGTCGCCCATGACGGTCAAGGTGTGGCTGGGCACCGGCGCGATGTTGTTCGCCGTCGTCCAGCTCCTCTCGGCGCTGGCCATGTGGGGTCGCCTCGGCGGCCTCTCGCCGACCTGGGCCGGCGCCGCCCACCGCTGGTCCGGTCGGGTGGCGTTCCTGCTGAGCGTGCCCGTCGCGGTGCACTGCCTCTACGCGCTCGGCCTCGCCGATGACGACGTGCGCACGCTCACCCACTCGGTGCTGGGCTGCCTCTTCTTCGGGGCGTTCGCGACGAAGATGCTGGCCCTGCCCAGGCGCGGGCTCGCCGGCTGGGTGCTGCCGGCAGTCGGCGGGGTCGTCTTCGCCGCCCTGGTCGGCGTCTTCCTGACCTCGTCGGTCTGGTTCTTCACCACGTTCGGCGTCCAGCTGTAGACCACGCGAAGGGCAACGGAATGAACGACGACCCGGCCGGCTGCTGCCGGTCCCGGCGGGCCATCCTGGCCGGCACCGGCGCGGCGGGCGTGACCGCGCTGCTGAGCGGCTGCCAGACCTACGGCGAGCCGGCGGCTCGGCCCGCCGCGCCCGCGGCGGCGGGCCCGGGCGACAGCGCGACGCCGACCGACGACACGCAGACCCCGGCCCTGACCACGGTGGCCGACATCCCGGTCGGCGGCGGGCGGATCTTCGCCGGGGCCGCAGTGGTGGTGACCCAACCGGTGGCGGGCACCATCAGGGCCTTCTCGGCCCGCTGCACCCACCAGGGCTGCACGGTCACCTCGGTCACCGACGGAAGCATCGTGTGTGCCTGCCACAACAGCGTCTTCGACATCGCCGACGGCTCGGTGAAGAGCGGCCCGGCGGCTTCCCCGCTGCCGGTGGCGGCCGTCGACGTCGAGGGGGACGCCATCCGGCTGGCCTGAGACCCCCGCGGGTGGTCGTACGCGGCGGGCGCGGCCCCTCCAGGCCCGGGCCGCGAGGGGTCGTCCGGGGCCGTGACCGGCTCCCGGGCGGCCCCTGCCCCGCCGGATGCCGGCGGGGCGGGGGCCGCGCTCAGGACGCGGTACGGCTCAGGACGCGGTACGCGCTCAAGACGCGGTACGGCTCAGGACGCGACGCAGCTCAGGTCGCTCGGCACACCGGAGCCGGTGCCGGTGAACCCGAAAGTGGTGCTCCCCTCGGGCGGGAGCTGCCCGTTGTGGGCCTCGTTGCGCACCGTCACCGTGGAGCCGGACGTGGTCAGCTTCCCGTTCCACAGCGAGGAGATCGCGGTGCCGGCGGGCGCGGTCCAGCTGACCGTCCAGCCGCCGGTGGCCGCCGTGCCGGTGTTGCGCACCGTCACCTCCGCCTGGAAGCCCCCCGGCCACGAGTTGAGCACCCGGTAGGTCGCGGCGCAGCCCTCGTCGCCACCACCACCGCCACCGGGCGCGAGGGTGGTGACGGTCGACGCGGGCGAGGCCGCCGACACGTTGCCCGCCGCGTCGCGGGCCCGCACCGTGAACGTGTACGACGTCTCCGCGGTGAGGTTCGTGGCGCGGAAGGTGGTGCCGGACACGGTGCCGACCACGGTCGCCGCGCCGGTGCCGGTGGCGCGCAGCACCTCGTACGAGGTGACTCCCACGTCGTCGGTCGACGCGGCCCAGTTCAGCGTGGCGGCGGTGGCGGTGACGTCGGTGGCCGCCGGGCGCCCCGGAGCCGTCGGGGCGGTGGTGTCGCCGGGCCCACCGCCGCCGGCGTAGCGCTCGGCGAGGCTGATACCGGTGGTGGAGTTGACGCCGCCCAGGCGCACCTGGTGGTCGAGGCCGACGAACCTGCCGTCGTGCTGCCACAGCACCGGCTTGAGGATCTCGTTGTACTTGGTCTCGTCCCAGGTGGTCCAGTCACCCTCGAGCAGGCCACCGGTGTCGCCGGAGTTCGGGTTCAGGCACCAGAAGGTGTGGTGGATGCCGTACTCGCCCATCATGTCGCGCAGCGCGGCCATCCACCTGTCCTGCCGCTCGTCCTGGCCGAGCCGGCCACCCCACTCGCCGACCAGCAGCGGCGCGGTGTCGTTCTCGTGGATGTAGAGCCAGTTGGGCCGCCACACGTCGTCGATCAGCGACTCCTTGTCGAAGTCACCGGTGAACCAGGGCTGCTCGAACACCAGCGGTCCGTAGTCGTGCGGAGAGTAGACAAGTTGGTCCTGGTTGGCCCCCAGGTCGACCGGGTGCTCGGCGACGCCGCGCAGGTTGCCGCCCCACCAGTTGTAGAAGTAGTTGGGACTGCGGTCCGGGTCGGTGTTCGGCGAGTCCCAGGTCTCGCCGGGGCGCGGGTAGACCTCGATCCCCTCGCACAGGATCAGCAGGTTCGGGTTGATCGCCAGGATGCGCCGCCCGGCGGTCTCGCAGGCGTACTTGAAGTTGTCCTGGTCGGTGCTGGAGTCCCACTTGGCGCGCGGCGGCTGGGTCGGGGTGCCGTGGGGCTCGTTCTTGATGTCCATCGCGATGATGGTGTCGTTGGTCCTGTAGCGGTCGGTGATCCACTCCCAGCCCTGGTAGAACAGCTCGGGGGTGATCGTGCCCTTCCACCAGACCGGGTAGACGTGGCCGGAGTTGTCGGCCTCGGCGCTGTGCACGTCGAGCATGACCTTCAGGCCGTACTTCTCACACAGTTGGAGCCAGTGGTCGAAGACCTGGAGGTTGTTCTTGCCGGCCAACTCCGGGTTGACGTAGGTGTTGACGTTCGGCACGACCGTCTGGCCGGCCTTCCACTCCAACAGCAGCTCGGTGGAGATCGGCACCCGGACGATGTTCATGCCCCGCTCGGCCATCTGCCGGGTGATCGTCTCGATGTTGGCCGACCACAGGCCGTGGAAGACCCGTTCGGAGGCGTTGAAGCCGAACCAGTTGACGCCGGTCAGCCAGACCTGGTTACCGGCGGAGTCGACGATCTGGTTGCCGTCGGTGTGCAGCCAGTCGGCCGTCGGCGCGGCGGCGGCGACCGCACCGGGCTCGGGGGCGGCGCTGGCCGCCGGCACGGCGGCGGTCAACCCCATCATGATGCCGGCCGCCGCGCCGGCGGCCAGCAGTGTCGTGCGTACGGACATGTGCGTTCCTCTGGTGGTGGAGGTGTGCGAAGGGCAGGGCGGACGAACCACCCCGTCGAAATGGGAGCGCTTCCATCGACAGACTATGACGTCCGGGTGATACACGGAAGACACATCCCCGCGTCGACCGCCTAACCCGCGCGGGGAGCAGCTGCGGAGCGAGCGATGTCACGCAACCGTCATGCGGTCGCGGTCTTTCCGCGACGTGGCGGGGAATGAGAGTAGGGACCGAACCGTGAGGAGGCCCAGCGATGCCCACTCGTCCCCGGCTGCTGGCCGTGGCGCTGGTCGCGGCGCTGTCCGCCGTCGGCTGCTCGGACGATCCCGAGCCGCAGCCCGCTCCCGAGCTGTCACGTAAGGGACCGACCAGCACGATCGCGCGGGCGGAGCTGGGCGATCGGCTGACCGTCACCGCCTCCGTCGGGGAGGTCGTCGCCGACGGGGCGTTCGTGGTGCGCGACGTGGACCTCACCAACGGCGTCCTGCTGGTGCTCACCCCCGACGTGCCACCGCAGGCCCCGCAACTGGTCACCGTGCGCGGCACCGTGGTCAGCTTCGACTACGACGACCTCACCGACCGCTACCGGCTGGGCGGGCCGGCCGCCTACCGGGACTTCGAGGGGCGGCGGGTCCTCGCCGCCGAGGACGTACAGGTCTGGCGGTGACGGGCGAAGGCCCCGCCGCCGGTGGACGCACCGGGGGCGGGGCCGCATTGCCGATCGTCAGGGCAGCCGGATGGTCTCGTGTCGGGGAAGCCGCACGGGCAGGAGTTCGACGAACCCTCGGCGGTGACGACCTACCCGGCGGGCACCGGCGAGCTCTTGCAGATCCTCGTCGTCGTCGCCGCACTGGCCGGTGCCGCGATCGCCACCGCGGCGGCACCGCCGGCGACGACGGTGGCCAGGGCGGTCGCCGCCATGCGCAGCAGCGCCAGCGGCCAACCGGCCGACGTGGGGGCCACGAGACGTCGCCACACCCGTTCCATCCGATTCATGTCGGACCCTTCCTCAGACGCGCGTCACACACAGCATCATCGCTGTGACTTTGCGCAATCATGATGGGGGTTCGCATCCCCGCCGGGCAACATCGGCGGCCATCATGAACAGAAGAAGTCGACCGGTGGGCTTCGCACACCCGCGACCTCCACCGATTCCCGGCCGCGTGGGCAACCCGACGGCAACATTCCCATCATCCGGAAACCGGGGGCGCCCCGGTGGCACACCCCCACGACGCGGATCCCGGCTCAGCCGGGCACGGGACCGATCAGCGAGTCGGCCGGGCCGCGGCTGCCGGCCGGGTACTCGGTCAACGGCACCTCGTCGGCCCGCCAGGCACCGAGCACCGGCTCCACGATCCGCCAGCACTCCTCGGCGATGTCACCGCGCACCGACAGCGTCGGGTCACCCTCGAACACCGCCCGCAGCACCTCGCCGTACGGGGGCAGGTCACCCGGGCCGAAGTCGGCGGCCAGCCGCACCTGCTCCAGCTCGAACGGGTTGCCGGGGCCGTTGATGTTCACGTCCAGGCCGAGGCGGTCCGGGCCGAAGCCGATGCGCAGGCGGTCCGGGTGCTCGTAGCCGACCAGGCCGTCGGGCACCCGGGCGGGCTGCCGGAAGGTCACGATGGCCTCCTTGCGGGTGGCGGCCATCGCCTTGCCCGAGCGCAGCCGGAACGGCACCCCCGCCCACCGCCAGGTGTCCACGGCCAGCACCACCTCGGCCAGGGTCTCCGTACCTCGGGCCGGGTCGACGCCCGGCTCCTGCGCGTACGCGGGCAGCCGCCGGCCGGCGACCTCCCCCGCCGCGTACCGGGCCCGGCGGCTCCAGGCCGCCGGATCGTCGTCCCACAGCCGGGTGGCCCGCAGCACCTGCGCCTTGCGGTCGCGCAGTTCCCGCGCGGTGAGGGTGGGTGGGGCGTCCATCGCCAGCAGGGCGAGCACCTGGAGCAGGTGGCTCTGCACCATGTCGACCATCGCGCCGGCCCCGTCGTAGTAGCCGGCCCGTGCCTCCAGGCCCAACGTCTCGTCGAAGACGATGTCGACGCAGGCGACGTGGGACGCGTTGAGCACCGGCTCGAAGATCCGGTTGGCGAACCGCAGGCCGAGGATGTTCAGCACCGTCGACTTGCCCAGGAAATGGTCGATGCGGTGCACCTGTTCCTCGGGCACCAACTCGGTGAGCAGGTCGTTGAGCGAACGCGCGGAGATGCTGTCGGTGCCGAACGGCTTCTCGAGCATCAGCCGGGTGCCGGGCGGCAGCCCGGCACGGCACAGCGCGGCGGCCGACCGCGCGGTGACCATGGGCGGCAGCGCGAAGAAGATCACCAGCTGTCCCTGGCACAGGGCGAGCAGCCTGCGCAGGTCGTCCTCCCGGGTGACGTCGGCGGACAGGTACCGGGCCTCGCGGATCAGGGCGGCCTCGCGGGGCCCGTCGGCACCGACGGTGGCGAACGAGTCGGTCACCCGCCGCTGCCACTGC
Protein-coding regions in this window:
- a CDS encoding cellulase family glycosylhydrolase, encoding MSVRTTLLAAGAAAGIMMGLTAAVPAASAAPEPGAVAAAAPTADWLHTDGNQIVDSAGNQVWLTGVNWFGFNASERVFHGLWSANIETITRQMAERGMNIVRVPISTELLLEWKAGQTVVPNVNTYVNPELAGKNNLQVFDHWLQLCEKYGLKVMLDVHSAEADNSGHVYPVWWKGTITPELFYQGWEWITDRYRTNDTIIAMDIKNEPHGTPTQPPRAKWDSSTDQDNFKYACETAGRRILAINPNLLILCEGIEVYPRPGETWDSPNTDPDRSPNYFYNWWGGNLRGVAEHPVDLGANQDQLVYSPHDYGPLVFEQPWFTGDFDKESLIDDVWRPNWLYIHENDTAPLLVGEWGGRLGQDERQDRWMAALRDMMGEYGIHHTFWCLNPNSGDTGGLLEGDWTTWDETKYNEILKPVLWQHDGRFVGLDHQVRLGGVNSTTGISLAERYAGGGGPGDTTAPTAPGRPAATDVTATAATLNWAASTDDVGVTSYEVLRATGTGAATVVGTVSGTTFRATNLTAETSYTFTVRARDAAGNVSAASPASTVTTLAPGGGGGGDEGCAATYRVLNSWPGGFQAEVTVRNTGTAATGGWTVSWTAPAGTAISSLWNGKLTTSGSTVTVRNEAHNGQLPPEGSTTFGFTGTGSGVPSDLSCVAS
- a CDS encoding glucose-6-phosphate dehydrogenase, which codes for MTTVIPSAPDREPSAARQTLLILGASGDLTARLLLPGLGRLVASGTAPEITLIGSGRDDWDDGQWQRRVTDSFATVGADGPREAALIREARYLSADVTREDDLRRLLALCQGQLVIFFALPPMVTARSAAALCRAGLPPGTRLMLEKPFGTDSISARSLNDLLTELVPEEQVHRIDHFLGKSTVLNILGLRFANRIFEPVLNASHVACVDIVFDETLGLEARAGYYDGAGAMVDMVQSHLLQVLALLAMDAPPTLTARELRDRKAQVLRATRLWDDDPAAWSRRARYAAGEVAGRRLPAYAQEPGVDPARGTETLAEVVLAVDTWRWAGVPFRLRSGKAMAATRKEAIVTFRQPARVPDGLVGYEHPDRLRIGFGPDRLGLDVNINGPGNPFELEQVRLAADFGPGDLPPYGEVLRAVFEGDPTLSVRGDIAEECWRIVEPVLGAWRADEVPLTEYPAGSRGPADSLIGPVPG